From the genome of Phreatobacter cathodiphilus, one region includes:
- a CDS encoding transglutaminase family protein — translation MDIHVRHITTYQYAGPVQFGPHRLMLRPRDSFDMRILETEIDIFPAAELHWSHDVYGNTVAVATFAASADRLEITSGLVLRRYASAFPRERTSASALFVPHYSDGERIVLQPFMTPATSDEDGALSAWIAQVLSNGGPEHDPLARLSQEIHAGFGYSVRYEEGTQPPSQTLSLRSGSCRDLAWLFIEAVRRLGYAARFVSGYLHNSHNDDPANRAAVGLTHAWAEVFVPGDGWVEFDPTNALVADPHLIRVAVARVPWDASPVAGSFIGPVGAQISLSVGVEINPTETYRNVA, via the coding sequence ATGGATATCCACGTTCGCCACATCACGACCTACCAATATGCGGGACCCGTCCAGTTCGGGCCGCACCGCCTCATGCTGCGCCCGCGCGACAGCTTCGACATGCGCATCCTGGAGACCGAGATCGACATCTTCCCCGCGGCCGAGCTGCACTGGTCGCACGACGTCTACGGCAACACCGTCGCGGTCGCGACCTTCGCCGCGTCGGCGGACCGGCTGGAGATCACCTCGGGGCTCGTTCTACGCCGCTACGCCTCCGCCTTCCCGCGCGAGCGCACCTCCGCCAGCGCCCTCTTCGTGCCGCACTATTCGGACGGGGAGCGCATCGTGCTGCAGCCCTTCATGACGCCCGCCACCAGCGACGAGGACGGCGCCCTCTCCGCCTGGATCGCCCAGGTACTGTCCAACGGCGGGCCCGAGCACGATCCGCTGGCGCGGCTGTCGCAGGAAATCCACGCCGGCTTCGGCTATTCCGTCCGCTACGAGGAGGGCACGCAGCCTCCCTCGCAGACGCTGTCCCTGCGCTCCGGCTCCTGCCGCGACCTCGCCTGGCTGTTCATCGAGGCGGTGCGCCGGCTCGGCTACGCCGCGCGCTTCGTCAGCGGCTACCTGCACAACAGCCACAACGACGATCCCGCCAACCGCGCGGCGGTGGGGCTCACCCATGCCTGGGCCGAGGTCTTCGTTCCCGGGGACGGCTGGGTGGAGTTCGATCCGACCAACGCCCTGGTCGCCGACCCTCACCTGATCCGGGTGGCGGTAGCGCGGGTGCCTTGGGACGCCTCGCCGGTGGCCGGCAGCTTCATCGGGCCGGTGGGGGCGCAGATCAGCCTGTCGGTGGGCGTCGAGATCAATCCGACGGAGACCTACCGGAACGTCGCCTGA
- a CDS encoding ABC transporter ATP-binding protein/permease: MDTMVDGPVDRQSRSRSRAFFSMARGFWSGGSARRAWLLTVVVLAFAFAQIAAQVGINTWNRLFFDALERKDIAAVGTTVGLLPVLLAVAAFTMSGLVVSRMLLQVRWREWVTNKLAGWWIADQRYYRLGFLAQEHSAPEFRIAEDVRISTEPLVEFAIGLISAAVTAMTFAAILWTVAGSITFEVGGVRIFIPAYMAIAAVVYAVVASLAAYFVGRALVGKVAAKNETEALFRAEMTRLRENAESIALIKGDADERASVRDTYRNVVKAWMAVVRRQGYLALVLNTNGALFPIVPLLLAAPKYLSGELSLGAVMQVAAAFSAVQAALIWFVDNFVRLSEWYASVVRVDEFAQTLEEVDIGAIMEDEQQIKLGESDDDAIHIDNLSLAHRNGRVVIDAASIRIEPGEKVLIAGESGTGKSTLIRALAGLWPWGSGSIAFPKNVRYAFVPQKPYMPRGTLKEVLLYPESDAPVPDDTVRAAMERCGLDYMVRRLGDEDDWDRVLSGGERQRVAFCRLLINKPPIIIMDEATAALDEGSQDSLLALFENELAGSTLISVGHRPGLEAFHTRKVTLIRRPAGAHMQSSRIRKPWWKVLRNTQSA, translated from the coding sequence ATGGACACGATGGTAGATGGACCCGTCGACCGGCAGAGCCGGTCGCGGTCGCGCGCATTCTTCTCGATGGCGCGCGGCTTCTGGAGCGGCGGCTCTGCCCGCCGGGCCTGGCTGTTGACGGTCGTCGTCCTCGCCTTCGCCTTCGCACAGATCGCCGCCCAGGTCGGCATCAACACCTGGAACCGGCTCTTCTTCGACGCTCTCGAGCGCAAGGACATCGCCGCCGTCGGCACGACCGTGGGGCTCCTGCCGGTGCTGCTCGCCGTCGCCGCCTTCACCATGTCCGGTCTCGTGGTCTCGCGCATGCTGTTGCAGGTGCGCTGGCGCGAGTGGGTGACCAACAAGCTCGCCGGCTGGTGGATCGCCGACCAGCGCTACTACCGGCTAGGCTTCCTGGCGCAGGAGCATTCCGCGCCGGAGTTCCGCATCGCCGAGGACGTGCGCATTTCCACCGAGCCGCTGGTGGAATTCGCCATCGGCCTCATCTCGGCCGCCGTGACCGCCATGACCTTCGCGGCCATCCTGTGGACGGTCGCCGGCTCCATCACGTTCGAGGTCGGCGGGGTGCGGATCTTCATCCCCGCCTACATGGCCATCGCCGCCGTCGTCTATGCGGTGGTGGCCTCGCTCGCCGCCTATTTCGTCGGCCGTGCGCTGGTCGGCAAGGTCGCCGCCAAGAACGAGACGGAGGCCCTGTTTCGGGCCGAAATGACGCGTCTTCGCGAGAACGCCGAGAGCATCGCCCTGATCAAGGGCGATGCCGACGAGCGCGCCTCCGTCCGCGACACCTATCGCAACGTCGTCAAGGCCTGGATGGCCGTGGTCCGGCGGCAGGGCTATCTCGCCCTCGTGCTCAACACCAACGGGGCGCTCTTCCCCATCGTCCCGCTGCTACTCGCCGCCCCGAAATATCTGTCGGGAGAGCTCTCGCTCGGCGCCGTCATGCAGGTGGCGGCGGCCTTCAGCGCCGTGCAGGCGGCTCTCATCTGGTTCGTCGACAACTTCGTGCGCCTGTCCGAGTGGTATGCCTCCGTCGTCCGCGTCGACGAATTCGCCCAGACCCTCGAGGAGGTCGACATCGGCGCCATCATGGAGGACGAGCAGCAGATCAAGCTCGGCGAGAGCGACGACGACGCCATCCACATCGACAACCTCTCCCTCGCCCACCGCAACGGCCGCGTCGTCATCGACGCCGCCTCCATCCGCATCGAACCGGGGGAGAAGGTGCTGATCGCCGGCGAGAGCGGCACGGGCAAGAGCACCCTGATCCGCGCCCTCGCAGGGCTCTGGCCCTGGGGCTCGGGCTCCATCGCCTTCCCGAAGAACGTCCGCTACGCCTTCGTGCCGCAGAAGCCCTACATGCCGCGCGGTACGCTGAAGGAGGTGCTGCTCTATCCCGAATCCGACGCGCCGGTGCCGGACGATACCGTCCGCGCCGCCATGGAGCGCTGCGGCCTCGACTACATGGTCAGGCGTCTCGGCGACGAGGACGACTGGGACCGCGTCCTCTCCGGCGGCGAGCGCCAGCGTGTCGCCTTCTGCCGTCTGCTGATCAACAAGCCGCCCATCATTATCATGGATGAGGCCACCGCCGCCCTCGACGAGGGCAGCCAGGACAGCCTTCTCGCCCTCTTCGAGAATGAGCTGGCGGGCTCGACGCTGATCAGCGTCGGCCACAGGCCAGGGCTCGAGGCCTTCCACACGCGCAAGGTGACCCTGATCCGCCGTCCGGCCGGTGCCCACATGCAGTCGAGCCGCATCCGCAAGCCCTGGTGGAAGGTGCTGCGCAACACCCAGTCCGCGTGA
- a CDS encoding Crp/Fnr family transcriptional regulator encodes MLTNPPPRPSAHLWCHACPLRQKQAFHPKSAEEVDFLAEMKMDHRRIAAGQEIIFPGQADAELFTLFSGWAFRYKVLADGRRQILNFLLPGDLMGLQASLLSVAQHGIEALTDVEVCVFPRRKVWDLFVKMPQLAYEVAWLGSREESLIDENLLSIGQRNATERIASLVISLYRRAEALGLVNDRSFVFPLSQQQLADALGLSLVHTNKTWAKLRRAGLFSFAQGRLTLENPRLTERIAAQYERDFAQRPLL; translated from the coding sequence ATGCTGACGAACCCGCCCCCGCGTCCCTCGGCGCACCTGTGGTGCCACGCGTGCCCCCTGCGCCAGAAACAAGCCTTTCATCCGAAGAGCGCGGAAGAGGTCGATTTTCTGGCCGAGATGAAGATGGACCACCGGCGGATCGCCGCCGGCCAGGAGATCATCTTTCCCGGCCAGGCCGACGCCGAACTCTTCACGCTCTTTTCCGGCTGGGCCTTCCGCTACAAGGTGCTGGCCGACGGGCGCCGCCAGATTCTCAACTTCCTGCTTCCGGGCGACCTGATGGGCCTGCAGGCCTCGCTCCTGTCGGTCGCCCAGCACGGCATCGAGGCCCTGACCGACGTCGAGGTGTGCGTGTTCCCGCGCCGCAAGGTGTGGGACCTGTTCGTGAAGATGCCGCAGCTCGCCTATGAGGTGGCCTGGCTCGGGTCGCGCGAGGAGAGCCTGATCGACGAGAACCTCCTGTCCATCGGCCAGCGCAACGCCACCGAGCGCATCGCCTCCCTCGTCATCTCTCTCTACCGCCGCGCCGAGGCGCTGGGTCTCGTCAACGACCGCAGCTTCGTCTTTCCCCTGTCGCAGCAGCAGCTCGCCGACGCCCTCGGCCTGTCGCTGGTGCACACCAACAAGACCTGGGCCAAGCTGCGGCGGGCGGGGCTCTTCAGCTTCGCCCAGGGCCGCCTGACGCTGGAGAACCCGCGCCTGACCGAGCGGATCGCCGCGCAGTACGAAAGGGATTTCGCACAGCGCCCGCTCCTGTGA